The DNA window GGACTTCGTCGTCGAGGATCTCCGCCGCGGTGCCCGGAATGGTGTCGAGCCCGGCGGCACGCAACTCGGTCAGCCAATCCCGAATGGATTGTCCGCCACGTGAGGCTCCGTTGACGATCTCCATCGGCGAGAACGCGTGCACGTGCATCGACGGCACTCTCTCCTTCACTGCGCGCACCAGATCCGCGTACCCAGTCACAGGCAATTCGGGGTCGATCCCGCCCTGCATGCAGACCTCGGTCGCGCCGACGACGTGCGCTTCCCACGCTCGATCGGCGACCTCGGACGTCGACAGGGTGAACGCGTCGGCGTCACCCTTGCGCTGCGCGAACGCGCAGAAACGGCAGCCGGTGTAGCAAATGTTGGTGAAGTTGATGTTCCGGTTGACCACGTAGGTGACGGTGTCGCCGTTGACCTGTTTGCGCAGCTCGTCGGCAAGCGCGGCCACGGCGTCCATCCCGGGACCCTCAGCGGTCGCCAGCGCAAGGTATTGCTCGTCGGACAAGCCTGCTGGATCTTTCTCCGCGGCATCGAGCGCGGACACGAGATCTCTGTCGACGCGCTCGAGACCCGCGAGGTCCCGGACCTGCTCTCGGATCGACTCCCAGTCCCCGAATGCGTTCGCGAGGTCCGAGCGCGTGTCGGTATTTCGTCCCTGACTGTCGATCTCGGTGTTCAGATTCACTCGCCCCGAGGACTCCCACTCCTCGTCGGGCTCCTGCCACGGCAAACCCGTCGGGATGACGCCGTCACGGGCCATCCCTGTGTCCGAATCGGCCAGTGCATGTACATGTGCCGAGATCCGCGGATCGATCCATGGCGCACCTGCGAGTACGTACTGAGGCTGGGCCGCAGTGCGTTCGACCAGCGTGTATCCCGCAGCCTGACTGAGTTCGGCGAGAGTGTCGAGGTTGGGCCACGGCCGCTCGGGGTTGACGTGGTCGGGTGTCAGCGGCGACACGCCGCCCCAGTCGTCGACGCCCGCACCCAGTAACGCAGCGGTCTCCTGCGTCTCGACGAGATTCGGGGGCGCCTGAATACGCATGGACGGGCCCATCAGAATGCGTGTCACGGCGATCGTCGCGAGGAACTCTTCCATTCCGGCGTTCGGCGCCGACCGCATCGCGGTGTCGCCCTTGGCAAGGAAATTCTGGACGATGACTTCCTGGACGTGGCCGAATGCTTTGTGCGCCTTGCGGATAGCCATGATGGACTCGGCACGGTCGCGAATCGTCTCCCCGATACCGACGAGAATTCCGGTGGTGAACGGGATGTTCAAGCGGCCGGCGTCGGTCAATGTGCGCAGGCGCACCTCGGGGTCCTTGTCGGGGCTGCCGTAGTGAGCCTGACCCTTCTCCTCGAACAACCGACGCGACGTCGTCTCGAGCATCATGCCCATCGACGGCGCGACCGGCTTGAGCCGCGAGAGCTCCTGCCAGCTCATGACGCCGGGATTCAGATGCGGCAGCAGACCGGTCTCCTCGAGGACACGGATGGACATCGCCCGCACATAATCGAGCGTCGAATCGTAACCGCGGGAGTCGAGCCATTCCTTGGCCTCGGGCCACCGCTCCTCCGGCCGATCCCCCAGTGTGAACAGTGCTTCCTTGCAGCCGAGTTCGGCGCCTTTCCGCGCGACCTCGACGATGTCGTCGGGATCCATGAACAATCCGTGGCCCTGAGCTGCGAGCTTGCCCGGCACAGTCACGAATGTGCAGTAATGGCACTTGTCGCGGCACAGACGCGTGATCGGAATGAACACCTTCCGCGAGTAACTCACGGTCTTGTCCCGACCGACCGCGAGAAGTCCTGCATCGCGAACGCGGGACGCCGACGCCATCAAGTCCACCAGATCGTCGGCACGTGCATGAAGCAGCACGGTGGCCTCGTCGACATTGAGACTCACACCGTCGCGTGCACGACGCAGAACACGACGCATGGCTGACGGTGCTGGGACAGTTTCGGGCAACATAGTCACCAGTCGATCATGCTCCTCCGACGTGTCGGCGTGCCACCGGGACGCTGACGGCCGACTTTCGTCACGGCAGTGCGCGAATCTTTCGGCACGGGTTCCCGGCTGCGAACGTGTTCGAAGGCACATCCCGGGTCACGACGCTCCCCGCACCGACCACCGAGTTCGCGCCGATCGTGACCCCGGGACACACGATGACGCCACCGCCCAACCAGACGTTGTCGCCGATGGAGATCGGGGCAGCACTCTCCCACCGTTGCCGTCTAGCTTGGTGATCGTCCATCGGATGCAAAGCGGTGAGTAGCTGAACACGGGGACCGATGGATACGTCGTCGCCGATCGTGATGGAAGCGCAGTCCAACAGGATCGCGTCGTAGTTCAAGAAGCTGTTCGATCCGATTCGGATCAGCGAGCCGTAGTCGCATTGAAATCGAGGCATGATCGAAGATGACTCCCCGAAACCGCCGAGCAAGCCGGTGAGCAGGTCCCGACGTCGATCGTCCTCGTCGGCCGCGGTCGCATTGAACTCGTCGAGGACCTTCTGACATGCCCTGCGTTCGGCGATCAGGTCCGGATCGCTGTCCTTGTACAGATCACCGCGCATCATCGCATCACGTTGAGTTCCCATGAGACCGAACGGTACGTGACCGGTCGCCCGAGGCCACGGTTCTCGAACGCAGGCGATAGATTCGTAGCCATGATCACGATGACCGACCCAGCGTGGCGTCCGAGTCCCCGTGCGAAGCAACTGTGGGCGATCAATGCCACTTTGATCTGGATCCCCCTGTTCATCGCGCAAATCGTGTGGGCGGTGATCGTCGACGAGTGGACGACGTGGCCGCACGTGGCGGTGTTCGCCGTATCCGTGGTGCTCGCCGCCCTGGACATCATCGTGACGCCGCTGTGGCGATATCGGGTGCACCGCTGGGAGATCAGCGATACCGCGGTGTACACGCGCACAGGATGGTTCAACCAGGAACGACGCATCGCACCGATATCCCGGGTGCAGACCGTCGACACCGAACGAGGGCCGATCGATCGACTGCTCGGCTTGTCGACGGTCACCGTCACGACGGCGTCGTCTGCGGGCGCGGTGAAGATCACGGCCCTCGACAAGGAGGTCGCGGACAAGACCGTCGCGCAGCTCACCGAGATCGCCGGTCGCGCTCTTGGCGACGCCACATGAGTACCGAGCGAAGCGACCATATCGCCGAGCCTGAGCTTCTTGCAGAGGAAGAGCAGCAGCCGTGGCTGCGGTTGGACAAGCGGATGCTCCTGGTACATCCGGTCAACGAGGCGGTCAAAGTACTTCCCGTGCTGCTGGTCTCGTTCATCCTCGGAAGTCAGAGCGGCAACCACCTGTGGGGGCTGATCATCGTGGCGGTAGTGGTCGTGTTCGCGATTCTCCGCTGGTTCACCACGAGCTATCGAATCGGTCCCGTGCACGTACAGCTGAGAACCGGTGTCTTCCAGAAGAAGCTACTGTCGGTTCCGCGGAGCCGTATTCGTTCCGTAGACGTCGAGGCCGGCGTCCTGCACCGCGTTCTCGGTCTCTCGATCCTGCGGATCGGTACCGGACAGCAAGCAGACAAGGGCGAGAAATTCGAGCTCAACGCATTGGATTCGAAGGCTGTACCTGTCCTACGAGAGCAACTGCTGGACACGGTCACGCGATCCCCGCGTTCGGTGGACGCACCACCGCTGGTCGAGACGGAAATCGGGCACTGGCGGACGTCCTGGGTGCGCTTCGCGCCGTTCTCGTTCACCGGCGTCGTCACGATTGCCGCAGCGGTCGGGATCCTGTTTCAGTACGGCTTCGGCGAACGGATCACCGAGTCTTCGGTCGTGACCGACAGCATCGACTCCGCCGAACGGTTCGGAATCGCACTCGTGATCGGCGTCGGCCTGTTGATCCTGCTGATACTCGCGAGCCTGTTCGCGTGCGCGCGCTACCTGATCGCGTACGGAAACCTCTCGGTCACCGACGACGGCACTCGATTGCACGTTGCCCACGGACTGCTCCGAACCAGGTCGACGACACTCGATCGCAAACGCCTTCGCGGCACGTCCCTGTCGGAACCACTGCTGCTTCGTATTGCGCGAGGCGCCAAGCTCGACGCCATCATGACGGGCGTCAGCGCGGAGAAGAAAGAATCTTCGCTGCTGCTGCCGCAGGCGCCCACTGCGGAGGCTCAGCGCGTGATGAACACGGTCCTCGGCGACGCAGGACTGCACGCCGACGCGCGCAAGCCGCTGCAGTCCCATGGCCCCGCCGCTCGACGTCGGCGATACACCCGAGCTGTCGTGCCGGTCGTCGTAGTCGCGGCGGGCCTGACAGTTGCCCAGGCACTGGGCGCGCCGATCCCAGCAATTGCATGGTTGGCCCTGGGGATCGCGCTCGTCGGCGCCGTGTTCGTTGCCTGGGACCGGTATCGCGGGCTCGGCCACGCCGTCCTTCCCGGATGGTTGATCACTCAGCACGGTTCACTGGATCGGACCCGACACAGCCTCGAAGCCGCAGGCATCATCGGCTGGACTGTTCGCCAGACGTTCTTCCAACGACGTGCAGGCGTCGCGACGATCGTCGCAGCGACACCGGCCGGCGTCGGACACTACGAGGTCCTCGACGTACCGGCCGATCAGGCGTGGGCTCTCGTCGAAGCAGTCACCCCGGGAGCCGGTGACAAATGGGTGCGGTGACTCCCAAGACCATTGCCCAACTCGATCTCGCAGTGTCGCACTGCCGCGCCTGCCGACGGCTCGTCAACTGGCGCGAAAAGGTCGCCAGCGAGAAGAGGGCAGCGTTCCGAGACGAGACCTATTGGGGCAAAGCAGTTCCCGGATTCGGGCCGGCCGACGCCGCAGTGCTGATCGTCGGTCTCGCTCCCGCCGCCCACGGCGCGAACCGTACCGGACGCATGTTCACCGGAGACCGCAGCGGCGACGTCCTCTATGCCGCACTCCACGCCGTCGGCCTGGCGAATCAACCCACCTCGACGCACATCGACGACGGTCTGACGCTGCACGGCGTGCGAATCACCGCTCCGGTGCACTGTGCACCGCCGGACAACAAGCCCACAGTCACCGAACGTGATCGGTGCCAAAAATGGCTCGACGCCGAACTAAGACTCTTGAAGCCGACTCTGAAGTCGATCGTCGTACTCGGCGGCTTCGGATGGCAGGCACTGTTGCCGGTTCTCCGGAAGAACGGTTGGGAGATACCGCGTCCCAACCCGAAATTCGGACACGGCGTCGAGGTCGACATCACCGCACCAGGTCATTCCGCAGGCTCCACCCCCGCTCCCGGAACTGTCCGTCTGTTCGGCAGCTACCACGTCAGCCAGCAGAACACCTTCACCGGACGCTTGACCCCGTCGATGATCGAGAATGTGCTCCGGGCTGCAGGTTCGCATGCGGGGCTGTCAGTGTCTGCAGCCGCCAGCTGAACAGCAGGATTCCGGGCGGAATCAAACCGCCGAGCAGCAGAAATGCCGTGCGCCAATCTGCCAGCAACAGCACATCGCCGCCCGGACCACCGAACATGCACACGAGGATCGCCACGAACCACCCGATGAGCGGGGACGCGATCGCCAGCGGCTTCTCGGCAACTTTTCGAGCCGCGAACAGAAGCGTCACATTCGCGATACCCGCCAGCAGCGCACTGACCGGGAACGGTACCGAGCCGAGATACGTCGGCAGGAAGAAGACCGACAGGATGCCGCACAGGAAACCGTCGAAGATCAGTACTGCGAGAGTTGCCCTCGAAACGAGGACGACAGCATTGGATGCGGCCTTCGAGATCATGCGTCCAATACTGTCGTATGCAGCGACTTCAGGAGACCGGCGGGTATCCCAAAGCAGTCAGCAAGTTGCTCAGCGCAGACGCCAGATCGGTCAGACCGTTCTGGTAGAGCATCTCCTGACGCGGAAAGTCCGGCTTCAGCGAGTTCACGAACGCGACGATGGCGTCCTGCACGATCCAGTTGTACATTTTGTGTGTCCCACCCCTGCTGTCAGCCGACTAGTGATCGAAGTCATATCCTAGTATGCCCGCGAACAGGTCGGTCTCTCTACCCGCTTCGTCGACGTCGTTGCCGCGCGCACCACGCACCAGAACGTACTGTTCGACGTCGAGGATCGGTTGCGCGATGTTGTTCGACAGCGCGTATTCGACGCCCGACGGCGCCACCGTCACCTGGGTGGCGTGCGCACGCAGAGCGTCGCGCTTGAGGTCGAACACACCTCGCACATCCAGCGACG is part of the Rhodococcus sovatensis genome and encodes:
- a CDS encoding bifunctional FO biosynthesis protein CofGH, coding for MLPETVPAPSAMRRVLRRARDGVSLNVDEATVLLHARADDLVDLMASASRVRDAGLLAVGRDKTVSYSRKVFIPITRLCRDKCHYCTFVTVPGKLAAQGHGLFMDPDDIVEVARKGAELGCKEALFTLGDRPEERWPEAKEWLDSRGYDSTLDYVRAMSIRVLEETGLLPHLNPGVMSWQELSRLKPVAPSMGMMLETTSRRLFEEKGQAHYGSPDKDPEVRLRTLTDAGRLNIPFTTGILVGIGETIRDRAESIMAIRKAHKAFGHVQEVIVQNFLAKGDTAMRSAPNAGMEEFLATIAVTRILMGPSMRIQAPPNLVETQETAALLGAGVDDWGGVSPLTPDHVNPERPWPNLDTLAELSQAAGYTLVERTAAQPQYVLAGAPWIDPRISAHVHALADSDTGMARDGVIPTGLPWQEPDEEWESSGRVNLNTEIDSQGRNTDTRSDLANAFGDWESIREQVRDLAGLERVDRDLVSALDAAEKDPAGLSDEQYLALATAEGPGMDAVAALADELRKQVNGDTVTYVVNRNINFTNICYTGCRFCAFAQRKGDADAFTLSTSEVADRAWEAHVVGATEVCMQGGIDPELPVTGYADLVRAVKERVPSMHVHAFSPMEIVNGASRGGQSIRDWLTELRAAGLDTIPGTAAEILDDEVRWVLTKGKLPAAEWIEVVTTAHEVGLRSSSTMMYGHVDNPSHWVGHLNVLKKIQDKTGGFTEFVPLPFVHQSSPLYLAGASRPGPTNRDNRAVHALARIMLHGRIDSIQTSWVKLGTTGTQAMLNGGANDLGGTLMEETISRMAGSQNGSEKTVAELHDIAEGIGRPARERTTTYELVERVPSVVGLV
- a CDS encoding sugar O-acetyltransferase, yielding MGTQRDAMMRGDLYKDSDPDLIAERRACQKVLDEFNATAADEDDRRRDLLTGLLGGFGESSSIMPRFQCDYGSLIRIGSNSFLNYDAILLDCASITIGDDVSIGPRVQLLTALHPMDDHQARRQRWESAAPISIGDNVWLGGGVIVCPGVTIGANSVVGAGSVVTRDVPSNTFAAGNPCRKIRALP
- a CDS encoding PH domain-containing protein — its product is MITMTDPAWRPSPRAKQLWAINATLIWIPLFIAQIVWAVIVDEWTTWPHVAVFAVSVVLAALDIIVTPLWRYRVHRWEISDTAVYTRTGWFNQERRIAPISRVQTVDTERGPIDRLLGLSTVTVTTASSAGAVKITALDKEVADKTVAQLTEIAGRALGDAT
- a CDS encoding PH domain-containing protein, encoding MSTERSDHIAEPELLAEEEQQPWLRLDKRMLLVHPVNEAVKVLPVLLVSFILGSQSGNHLWGLIIVAVVVVFAILRWFTTSYRIGPVHVQLRTGVFQKKLLSVPRSRIRSVDVEAGVLHRVLGLSILRIGTGQQADKGEKFELNALDSKAVPVLREQLLDTVTRSPRSVDAPPLVETEIGHWRTSWVRFAPFSFTGVVTIAAAVGILFQYGFGERITESSVVTDSIDSAERFGIALVIGVGLLILLILASLFACARYLIAYGNLSVTDDGTRLHVAHGLLRTRSTTLDRKRLRGTSLSEPLLLRIARGAKLDAIMTGVSAEKKESSLLLPQAPTAEAQRVMNTVLGDAGLHADARKPLQSHGPAARRRRYTRAVVPVVVVAAGLTVAQALGAPIPAIAWLALGIALVGAVFVAWDRYRGLGHAVLPGWLITQHGSLDRTRHSLEAAGIIGWTVRQTFFQRRAGVATIVAATPAGVGHYEVLDVPADQAWALVEAVTPGAGDKWVR
- a CDS encoding uracil-DNA glycosylase translates to MGAVTPKTIAQLDLAVSHCRACRRLVNWREKVASEKRAAFRDETYWGKAVPGFGPADAAVLIVGLAPAAHGANRTGRMFTGDRSGDVLYAALHAVGLANQPTSTHIDDGLTLHGVRITAPVHCAPPDNKPTVTERDRCQKWLDAELRLLKPTLKSIVVLGGFGWQALLPVLRKNGWEIPRPNPKFGHGVEVDITAPGHSAGSTPAPGTVRLFGSYHVSQQNTFTGRLTPSMIENVLRAAGSHAGLSVSAAAS